The uncultured Subdoligranulum sp. genomic sequence ATCCACCCCTTCCGCGATGGCGGTCCCCAGGGTGTTGGCCGAGGTATTCCAGCCGGCGTATCCGGCCACCTTGTCCAGCAGGCCGGAATGGTTCAGCATGCGGATCAGCAGCAGCTCACCGCCATTGCCGTAGGCGTTGTCGGCAATGGTCACAATGCGCCCCTCCCGGACCCGTTCTTCCACAAAGTCCACCAGTTCCGGCAGGCTGCGCTCCACGCAGTACCCACGCGCCCGCGAAGGCTGCTGTACCGCTTCCTCGATCCGTTCCGCCGGCGCCGTGACGGCCAGGATGATATCGGCATTTTCATACGAATCCGTCACCTGGCAGCCCGCCGACAACAGCTGGTTGCGGATGGTGGTGTCCAGAGAACACCCTTCATAAATCGGGATCACCGACTTAGCGCCCTCCGCCGCATACTTCACATAGACCTTCGGCTTGCAGCCCGCCATGTGGTTCAACATGCGGGCCAGCAGGGTGAGACCCACCTCATCGGCGCCGGGATACATGAGTACATCCCGCATGAGCCCCTTGCGGGCAATCTCATCCCGGACGGCCTGCTGGTCCATGGCTGCGTACCCATAGGGTGCAGAGTCATCCTGGGGAATCACCAGCGCATCCAGAATTCCCTGCTCCACCAGTTCCAGCGCCCGATGGTTGAGCTGCAGATTGCAGGAGCGGCGATCCACATAATCCTTGAGCTTGTCCTGATCAATTTCCTCCAGCATCACCTTGAGTTCCTGGTCCCCGCAAAGTCCCAGGCGACTGCGGTGCAGGATTTCTCCCGCCCGATGAATCTGTTCGCCGTACTGCTCATAGTAATCCGGCTCCTCATCGTCGCTGGAATAGTCCGGGCAGCGCATGATCACCTGAAAGCCGTAAATCAGAAGATTCGGATTTTCTTGCTTGAGCTTCCGGATGATATCCAGACGCGGCTCCAGGTCTTCCGGGCTTGCATGATGGATCCGGGAAGGCACCAGCCCGCCATAGAGCAGCGTATCCAGGGAAAGAACCAGTCCGTCCGCATCACGGCAGGCTTCCAACAGAAACCGGTCCACCTTTTCCAAATCGGCGGGCTGCTTTTTGTTGCCCAGCGCCTCGGGAACCACCAGTTCAATCCCATTGTGCCGGAACAAATGCTGGGGAAACAGGCGGTTACAGGGCCGCTCGTCCAGTGGCAGCAATACCAGCTTCAGCTTTCTGTTCAACATGTTTTTACTCCTCCTCGGTATCTGCGCACCGGCAAAAATCCGAACTTGCCGTAATACTCTTTCAGGATGGTCCAGTCGATACAGACGATATGAGCCCCCAGTGCGCGCAGCTGCAGCAAAGACTGCCGCAGCAGGAACTCTCCCAGCCGCCGGCCGCGTACCCCGGCGCTGATGCCGATGGGCCCCAGCCCGGAACGCCCCTGCGGATTCACCGAAATCTTGCAGAATCCACACACGGCACCGTTTTTCGGGCGGAGCAGCATGATTTCTCCGGGATTTCCCCCGCTCCCCAGGAAGGACTGCATCTCCTCCAGCCAGCGTCCCGGGAACTCCGCCTGCAAAAAAGCAAACAGGGCGGCTTCCTGCCCCCGCTGCAGCGGCTCCGCCGTATACGAAGTGAATCCGCTCACGTCAAAGGCATCGATCAGGGGATCCTGCGTCACATCCGCCTCCAGATCATAGTGCTCATCGACGCACATCTCATAGCCACGGTGTTTAAAGAATGCATGCTTCTCCGGCAGTGGTTCCGGCACCCCCGAAAACAGGTTGCATACATCCTGTCCCAGGAAGATTTTGCGGATGCCCAGTTTATTCATGGCCGTTTCAGCTGCCCTGTAC encodes the following:
- a CDS encoding DUF4127 family protein; translated protein: MLNRKLKLVLLPLDERPCNRLFPQHLFRHNGIELVVPEALGNKKQPADLEKVDRFLLEACRDADGLVLSLDTLLYGGLVPSRIHHASPEDLEPRLDIIRKLKQENPNLLIYGFQVIMRCPDYSSDDEEPDYYEQYGEQIHRAGEILHRSRLGLCGDQELKVMLEEIDQDKLKDYVDRRSCNLQLNHRALELVEQGILDALVIPQDDSAPYGYAAMDQQAVRDEIARKGLMRDVLMYPGADEVGLTLLARMLNHMAGCKPKVYVKYAAEGAKSVIPIYEGCSLDTTIRNQLLSAGCQVTDSYENADIILAVTAPAERIEEAVQQPSRARGYCVERSLPELVDFVEERVREGRIVTIADNAYGNGGELLLIRMLNHSGLLDKVAGYAGWNTSANTLGTAIAEGVDAYHFGITQSHQNFLAERYLEDAGYCGLVRARVTRTLSQYGMNYFDVHEQNGIISEKVREELEQFARKELSSIAPRVNLQHVWMPWRRMFEVGLDATMCPEPIAREA